The proteins below come from a single Acaryochloris sp. CCMEE 5410 genomic window:
- a CDS encoding type IV pilin protein — protein MKTNLQAKLIQHFANKKGNKGFTLIELLVVVIIIGILAAVALPSMLNQANRARQSAAQSQVGAVNRAQQAYRLEAPQFAPAYADLQIADASTEDYTIAIAVSTAIAGETTAVPIDTGSGLSAYRGCVSVDAATGTTDSEIAENPGNAAAPAAGC, from the coding sequence ATGAAGACTAATCTACAAGCCAAACTCATCCAGCACTTCGCAAATAAGAAAGGCAACAAAGGTTTTACTCTAATTGAACTTTTGGTTGTTGTAATCATCATCGGTATTTTGGCTGCTGTAGCTCTACCTTCCATGCTCAACCAAGCTAATAGAGCAAGACAATCTGCTGCCCAAAGCCAAGTGGGTGCTGTTAACCGTGCCCAGCAAGCTTACCGATTGGAAGCTCCCCAATTTGCTCCTGCATATGCTGACTTGCAAATTGCTGACGCTAGCACTGAAGATTACACCATTGCGATTGCTGTATCAACAGCTATTGCAGGTGAAACTACAGCTGTACCTATTGATACTGGCTCAGGTCTATCTGCCTATCGTGGTTGTGTGTCCGTAGACGCTGCTACAGGTACTACTGATTCTGAGATTGCTGAGAACCCTGGTAATGCCGCTGCTCCTGCCGCAGGCTGCTAA
- the pdhA gene encoding pyruvate dehydrogenase (acetyl-transferring) E1 component subunit alpha has product MVQERVLPKFPTPTIKITHDEGLILYEDMVLGRAFEDKCAEMYYRGKMFGFVHLYNGQEAVSTGIAKAMRPDDFICSTYRDHVHALSAGVPARQVMAELFGKETGCSKGRGGSMHLFSSEHNLIGGFAFVAEGIPVATGVAFQSRYRREAMGDEASDHVTACFFGDGASNNGQFFECLNMASLWKLPILFVVENNKWAIGMAHERASSETEIYKKAKVFGMEGVEVDGMDVLAVREVAQAAIARARAGEGPTLIEALTYRFRGHSLADPDELRSAAEKEEWLARDPITKFKSYLVNQKLAKEQELLDIDKKIQTLIEEAVQFAEESPDPKPEDLYRYIFVDD; this is encoded by the coding sequence ATGGTTCAAGAAAGAGTTCTACCCAAATTTCCCACCCCTACAATCAAGATTACTCATGATGAAGGGCTTATCCTATACGAGGATATGGTTTTGGGGCGGGCTTTTGAAGATAAATGTGCCGAGATGTATTACCGCGGCAAGATGTTCGGCTTTGTCCATCTGTATAACGGTCAAGAGGCTGTTTCTACAGGCATTGCCAAGGCCATGCGTCCAGACGATTTTATTTGCAGCACCTATCGAGATCACGTTCATGCCCTGAGTGCAGGCGTCCCAGCCCGGCAAGTTATGGCCGAACTATTTGGCAAAGAGACTGGTTGCAGCAAAGGCCGGGGAGGATCAATGCACCTATTCTCCTCAGAACATAACTTGATCGGTGGCTTTGCATTTGTCGCAGAAGGGATCCCTGTCGCTACTGGTGTTGCCTTTCAAAGCCGCTATCGTCGAGAAGCGATGGGCGATGAAGCTTCCGATCACGTCACAGCCTGCTTCTTTGGGGATGGTGCGAGTAATAATGGCCAGTTCTTCGAATGCTTAAATATGGCCTCTCTTTGGAAATTACCCATCTTGTTCGTGGTGGAAAATAACAAATGGGCGATTGGTATGGCCCACGAACGCGCTAGTTCCGAAACCGAGATTTACAAGAAAGCCAAAGTCTTTGGCATGGAAGGGGTGGAAGTCGATGGCATGGATGTATTAGCTGTTCGTGAAGTCGCCCAAGCGGCCATTGCTAGAGCCAGAGCCGGTGAGGGGCCAACCTTAATCGAAGCATTGACCTATCGCTTTAGAGGCCACTCCCTGGCTGATCCAGATGAACTCAGATCTGCAGCAGAAAAGGAAGAATGGTTAGCCCGAGACCCGATTACGAAATTTAAGTCTTACTTAGTTAACCAAAAACTTGCTAAAGAGCAAGAGTTACTTGACATCGACAAGAAAATTCAAACCTTGATTGAAGAAGCCGTTCAATTCGCAGAGGAAAGCCCTGATCCTAAACCCGAAGATCTGTATCGTTATATCTTTGTAGATGACTAG
- a CDS encoding YifB family Mg chelatase-like AAA ATPase → MLARVWSSSLIGIEAIKVGVEVDVSGGLPGIVIVGLPDTAVQESRERVKAALRNSGLAFPMRRIVINLTPADLRKEGPSFDLPISIGILAASDQINPQLLGDFLFLGEVSLDGALRPVTGVLPIAAAAKQMGFVGLVVPYKNAQEAAVVKGLAVYGFESLSEVSNFLNNPDEVQPFREEDKANDKQRQYHLDLRDVKGQAHARRALEIAAAGGHNLIFVGPPGSGKTMLARRLPGILPPLEFNEALEVTKIHSVAGLLRDQGQLLRQRPFRSPHHSASGPALVGGGSFPKPGEISLAHRGVLFLDELTEFKRDVLEFLRQPLEDGFVSISRARQSVTFPAQFTLVASTNPCPCGYYADPIQACTCSPRQRETYWAKLSGPLMDRIDLQVAVNRLKPEEITQQSKGEESAPIRERVKAAHQLATYRFEAESNLHSNAQMNSQQLRQWCQLNDATRQLLETAISRLGLSARATDRILKVARTIADLANSSSLETPHVAEAIQYRTIDRLQ, encoded by the coding sequence ATGCTGGCTCGAGTATGGAGCTCATCTTTAATTGGCATTGAAGCAATCAAGGTAGGGGTAGAAGTAGACGTATCTGGCGGATTGCCTGGAATCGTAATTGTAGGCTTACCTGATACGGCAGTCCAAGAATCGAGAGAAAGAGTAAAAGCGGCATTACGGAATTCTGGCTTAGCATTTCCTATGCGCCGAATTGTGATTAACTTAACCCCTGCCGATTTACGTAAAGAAGGTCCCAGTTTTGATTTGCCAATTAGTATAGGCATCTTAGCTGCGTCTGATCAGATTAATCCCCAGCTCTTAGGGGATTTCTTGTTTCTAGGGGAGGTTTCACTCGATGGTGCCCTCAGACCGGTTACGGGTGTGTTACCCATCGCTGCTGCTGCGAAACAAATGGGATTTGTGGGTTTAGTTGTACCTTACAAGAACGCCCAAGAAGCAGCTGTTGTAAAGGGCCTAGCCGTCTATGGCTTTGAGTCTTTATCTGAAGTGAGTAATTTTTTAAACAATCCTGATGAAGTTCAGCCCTTTCGAGAAGAAGACAAAGCTAATGATAAGCAAAGACAGTATCATCTTGATTTGAGAGATGTAAAAGGGCAGGCTCATGCCCGACGAGCCCTGGAAATTGCAGCTGCGGGCGGGCATAACTTAATATTCGTTGGACCACCAGGCAGTGGTAAAACAATGCTGGCTCGGCGACTACCAGGTATTCTTCCTCCTCTAGAATTCAACGAGGCATTAGAGGTTACTAAAATTCATTCGGTGGCAGGTTTATTGAGAGATCAAGGTCAGTTATTGCGTCAAAGGCCATTCCGATCTCCCCATCATTCTGCATCTGGCCCCGCATTGGTGGGAGGAGGCAGTTTTCCCAAACCAGGAGAAATCTCTTTAGCCCATCGGGGCGTTCTGTTTTTAGATGAATTAACGGAATTCAAAAGAGATGTCTTGGAATTTTTACGTCAGCCATTGGAGGATGGTTTTGTCAGCATTTCCAGAGCGAGACAGTCGGTTACCTTCCCGGCTCAGTTCACATTGGTAGCCAGTACTAATCCTTGTCCGTGTGGATACTATGCTGATCCGATACAAGCTTGTACCTGCTCACCTCGACAGCGAGAAACCTATTGGGCTAAATTATCAGGTCCTTTAATGGATCGCATTGATTTACAAGTGGCTGTCAATCGTCTGAAACCCGAAGAAATTACTCAGCAAAGCAAGGGAGAAGAATCGGCTCCAATTCGAGAGCGAGTCAAAGCAGCCCATCAACTGGCTACGTATCGGTTTGAGGCTGAATCCAATTTACATAGTAATGCGCAGATGAATAGCCAACAGTTACGCCAATGGTGCCAGCTGAATGATGCAACACGGCAATTACTAGAAACTGCAATTAGTCGCCTAGGTCTATCAGCACGGGCAACCGATCGCATTCTTAAGGTTGCGCGAACGATTGCTGACTTAGCAAATTCATCTAGTCTAGAAACCCCTCATGTTGCAGAGGCGATTCAATATCGGACCATTGATCGGCTCCAATAG
- a CDS encoding ferredoxin family protein, with amino-acid sequence MAHTIVTDVCEGIADCVDACPVACIHEGPGKNVIGTDWYWIDFSTCIDCGICQQVCPVDGAILAEERSDLQKTPS; translated from the coding sequence GTGGCTCATACTATTGTTACTGACGTTTGCGAAGGCATTGCGGATTGCGTTGATGCCTGTCCTGTGGCATGTATCCACGAAGGCCCAGGGAAAAACGTAATTGGTACGGATTGGTATTGGATCGATTTTTCCACCTGTATTGATTGTGGAATCTGTCAGCAAGTATGCCCCGTGGATGGCGCTATCCTGGCCGAGGAACGGTCTGATTTGCAAAAAACCCCTTCTTAA
- a CDS encoding IMS domain-containing protein, with protein MRIPLDLYQILGVPIQATPEQIEQAFADRCQQLPRQEYSKTAIAARTQLLQDAHAVLSDSNARTAYDQSILAESASPDIGSMELQESQLVGALLLLQEQSDYERIAQLGAEYLKRSIDLNRLPSANNGSDEDVILAMALANLEAGRECWQQKQFEQASDVLQSGLKLLTQEQLFPAVQREIELDLYKLRPYRILELLAEPEENIAKRQQGFSLLQIMLDERGGIDGPQDDLSGLSVDDFLRFIQQLRCHLTVQEQQDLFIKESERPSAVASYLLVYALVAKGCSQGKPEFIQQAKSALTELADRQDIQVEKSMCYLLLGQPGAAIQTLPLSRDQESLEFIHQYSEGAEDLVPGLFLYTERWLQQEVYPYFRDLNDTQVSLQNYFNDEHIQAYLNGLAPEPVSPRMPASTTSTDLPLLAKQGSETLSSAREGRLPKQTAHRQGAKRQRPPGKPPVSTQKVTPLTPVKGLDSPRKRSSMPATTAPAPKAESLQTDDAGRGNQGVSKTRRSRSQLQYRRWFFAAGAVALVLFALFGLISQCSRPEDPVPGAENPSPEPASPDPIPSPASPSVSPTASPPVASPTPAPATATSEEITTTSARQIIQSWQSAKAEAMGKDHQIASLDKILAEPSLSEWKAGAQSDQLNQIHLEYTFDDLKINAITQQSPTEATVEATVTETAKVFEGGQQTTDAYTGDTYRVRYQLVREQDQWKIKQMQVLN; from the coding sequence GTGCGTATTCCTTTAGATTTATATCAAATATTGGGTGTGCCAATTCAAGCGACACCAGAGCAGATTGAACAAGCATTTGCCGATCGTTGTCAGCAGCTCCCCCGTCAAGAGTACTCTAAAACAGCAATTGCAGCTCGCACACAGCTATTACAAGATGCCCATGCTGTGCTATCTGATTCCAACGCACGCACTGCCTATGACCAGTCTATTTTAGCGGAATCTGCCTCTCCGGATATAGGGAGCATGGAACTGCAAGAATCTCAGTTGGTAGGTGCTTTATTGCTTTTGCAGGAGCAAAGTGATTATGAGCGAATCGCTCAATTAGGAGCCGAATATCTAAAGCGTTCCATTGATCTCAATCGTTTGCCGTCTGCGAATAATGGGTCTGATGAAGATGTCATCTTAGCGATGGCTTTAGCGAATTTAGAAGCGGGACGAGAATGTTGGCAGCAAAAACAGTTTGAACAGGCTTCAGACGTTTTGCAGTCTGGTTTGAAGTTGCTAACTCAAGAGCAATTGTTTCCTGCGGTACAACGAGAAATTGAGTTGGATTTATATAAGCTTCGCCCCTATCGTATTTTGGAATTACTGGCTGAGCCTGAAGAGAATATAGCCAAACGTCAGCAAGGTTTTTCTCTTCTCCAAATTATGTTAGATGAACGGGGGGGGATCGACGGGCCGCAAGATGATTTATCGGGATTGAGTGTTGACGATTTTCTGCGATTTATTCAGCAATTACGGTGTCATTTAACGGTACAAGAACAGCAAGATCTCTTTATAAAAGAGAGTGAACGCCCGTCTGCGGTGGCGAGTTACTTATTGGTGTATGCATTGGTTGCTAAAGGCTGTTCCCAGGGGAAACCAGAGTTTATTCAACAGGCAAAATCGGCGTTGACGGAGTTGGCTGATCGGCAGGATATTCAAGTCGAAAAGTCAATGTGCTATTTGTTGTTAGGCCAGCCGGGGGCTGCGATTCAGACACTTCCCTTGAGTCGGGACCAAGAGTCATTAGAGTTTATTCATCAGTATTCTGAAGGGGCTGAAGATTTAGTCCCAGGCTTGTTCCTATATACAGAACGCTGGTTACAGCAGGAAGTGTATCCCTATTTCAGGGATCTTAATGATACCCAAGTGTCTTTGCAGAACTATTTCAATGATGAACATATTCAGGCGTATCTCAATGGATTAGCACCGGAGCCTGTCTCGCCTCGGATGCCAGCTTCAACAACATCTACAGACTTACCTCTGTTGGCCAAACAGGGAAGTGAAACCCTAAGCTCTGCCCGAGAAGGGCGTCTGCCGAAACAGACTGCTCATCGCCAAGGGGCAAAACGACAAAGACCTCCAGGAAAACCGCCAGTATCGACGCAAAAGGTTACGCCTTTAACTCCGGTGAAGGGACTAGATAGTCCTCGAAAACGATCTTCCATGCCAGCCACTACTGCCCCTGCACCTAAGGCTGAGTCTCTGCAGACGGATGATGCTGGCCGAGGAAATCAAGGTGTCTCCAAAACTCGACGTTCGCGATCGCAACTGCAATACCGTCGATGGTTCTTTGCAGCGGGAGCTGTTGCACTGGTTTTATTCGCCTTATTTGGTCTTATCAGTCAGTGCTCTCGCCCAGAAGATCCAGTTCCAGGTGCTGAGAATCCATCTCCGGAACCAGCCAGCCCTGACCCCATTCCTTCTCCTGCAAGCCCCAGTGTTAGCCCGACTGCTAGTCCGCCAGTGGCTAGCCCCACACCTGCTCCTGCGACAGCTACTAGCGAAGAAATCACGACAACGAGTGCTCGGCAAATTATTCAGTCTTGGCAATCGGCAAAAGCTGAGGCAATGGGCAAAGATCATCAAATTGCGTCTCTGGATAAAATTTTGGCGGAGCCCAGCTTGTCTGAATGGAAGGCTGGTGCTCAGTCGGATCAACTGAATCAGATCCACTTGGAATATACCTTTGATGATCTGAAAATTAATGCGATTACGCAGCAAAGCCCTACTGAAGCTACGGTCGAGGCAACGGTGACCGAGACGGCGAAGGTCTTCGAAGGTGGACAACAGACAACAGATGCCTATACGGGAGATACTTATCGTGTCCGCTATCAGCTTGTTCGAGAAC
- a CDS encoding ABC transporter ATP-binding protein — MTDPILEIRNLQVQFQTEGQTVNAVNNVSLTVHRGQTLGIVGESGSGKSVTSLSVMRLVPTPPGKIAQGEILFHGSSPSETGAVNTDQSVDLLQLPMGAMQAYRGSQIAMIFQEPMSSLNPVYTCGFQIVEALRLHEELSVSAARRQAIALLQEVKLIPSDQELQQIVLDAASQEGSSPDDTEIQKRINRQKRSYLDRYPHQLSGGQIQRVMIAMAIASNPAILIADEPTTALDVTVQATILDLLRELRDRRQMSIIFVTHDLGIVAELADTVAVMYQGEVVETGSAQEIFENPQHPYTRGLLACRPRPDQRLKRLPTVADFVAGEASEVVSSLPIDQMIEDVPVSSADPASEFSAAEMQTRLETLTQQKPLLSVKNLQVFFPVKGMFGKTARYVTAVNDVSFDVYPGETLGLVGESGCGKTTLGRTLVRLIKPTSGSIQFADRDITHLKGRNLRKLRQNLQIIFQDPYSSLDPRMNVGAAIMEPMRIAGGLTERISAQQGGDTPRDRTAYLLERVGLKSSDMNRYPHEFSGGQRQRICIARALALNPKFVICDESVSALDVSVQAQVLNLLKELQRELDLTYIFISHDLSVVKFMSDRIMVMNRGKLEEIGAADQIYHHPDAEYTRKLIASIPVGLPTQQKSA; from the coding sequence ATGACTGACCCCATCCTTGAAATTCGGAACCTCCAGGTCCAATTCCAGACCGAAGGACAAACGGTCAATGCGGTGAATAATGTCTCTCTGACGGTGCATCGAGGCCAAACCCTAGGAATTGTTGGAGAATCGGGTTCCGGTAAGTCAGTCACTTCCTTATCCGTGATGCGGTTAGTTCCGACGCCGCCAGGAAAGATTGCCCAGGGTGAAATTTTGTTCCATGGCTCGTCCCCTTCTGAGACAGGTGCAGTGAATACTGATCAATCTGTGGATTTGCTGCAACTACCCATGGGCGCGATGCAGGCCTATCGGGGCAGTCAAATTGCCATGATTTTCCAGGAACCGATGAGTTCGTTAAATCCGGTATATACCTGCGGATTTCAAATTGTAGAAGCATTACGTTTGCATGAAGAGTTGTCTGTATCTGCCGCGCGGCGACAGGCGATTGCTTTGCTTCAAGAGGTGAAGTTGATTCCGTCTGATCAAGAATTGCAGCAAATCGTGTTGGATGCAGCTAGCCAAGAGGGTTCGTCTCCCGACGATACCGAGATTCAAAAGCGGATCAATCGCCAAAAGCGATCTTATTTGGATCGATATCCCCATCAATTGTCGGGTGGACAAATTCAGCGGGTGATGATTGCTATGGCGATTGCGTCTAACCCGGCGATTCTGATTGCGGATGAACCGACAACGGCCTTGGATGTAACAGTACAAGCCACAATTTTGGATTTGCTGCGAGAACTTCGCGATCGTAGACAGATGTCGATTATTTTTGTTACCCATGATTTAGGCATTGTGGCTGAGCTGGCTGATACGGTAGCCGTCATGTACCAAGGTGAAGTGGTGGAAACAGGCTCTGCCCAGGAGATCTTTGAAAATCCCCAGCATCCTTATACCCGAGGACTCCTCGCTTGTCGTCCTCGTCCAGATCAACGTTTAAAGCGTTTGCCGACCGTCGCTGATTTTGTGGCGGGTGAAGCCTCAGAGGTTGTAAGTTCTCTACCAATCGATCAAATGATCGAAGACGTACCGGTTTCTTCTGCTGATCCTGCCTCAGAATTTTCTGCAGCGGAGATGCAGACACGCCTAGAAACATTGACGCAACAGAAACCCTTACTAAGTGTCAAGAATCTTCAGGTGTTTTTCCCGGTCAAGGGGATGTTTGGCAAAACGGCTCGTTATGTCACCGCCGTTAATGATGTTTCTTTTGACGTCTATCCAGGGGAAACCTTGGGATTGGTTGGCGAATCTGGATGTGGCAAGACCACATTAGGCCGTACTCTCGTACGGTTAATTAAGCCCACTAGCGGCAGTATTCAGTTTGCGGATCGAGATATTACCCACCTCAAGGGGCGTAATCTACGGAAACTGCGGCAAAATTTGCAAATTATTTTCCAAGATCCCTATAGCTCTCTTGATCCACGGATGAATGTTGGGGCAGCGATTATGGAGCCTATGCGAATTGCAGGAGGTCTGACAGAGCGAATTTCTGCGCAACAAGGGGGAGATACACCCCGCGATCGCACCGCGTATCTTCTAGAACGGGTTGGCCTTAAATCCAGTGACATGAACCGCTATCCCCATGAATTTTCGGGTGGTCAACGACAGCGTATCTGTATTGCTCGGGCCTTAGCCTTAAACCCTAAATTCGTTATTTGCGATGAATCTGTCTCAGCCTTGGATGTCTCAGTCCAGGCTCAGGTACTTAACCTACTCAAAGAGCTGCAACGAGAGTTGGATCTCACCTATATTTTCATTTCCCATGATTTAAGCGTCGTCAAATTTATGAGCGATCGCATTATGGTAATGAATCGTGGCAAACTCGAAGAAATTGGCGCAGCCGATCAGATTTATCATCACCCCGACGCTGAATATACTCGTAAGCTAATCGCTTCGATCCCCGTCGGCCTTCCAACCCAACAAAAATCTGCCTAA
- a CDS encoding NUDIX hydrolase — translation MPPRNPIPTVDIIIEMWDRPHRPIILIERQNPPYGWALPGGYVDYGESVEAAAIREAKEETCLKIDLLDQFHVYSAPNRDPRQHTLSVVFLAKAMGEPVAADDAKTLRIFELWQIPDQLCFDHNQILMDYRMHRFQH, via the coding sequence ATGCCTCCAAGAAACCCGATTCCTACGGTTGATATCATCATTGAGATGTGGGATAGACCTCATCGCCCTATTATTTTGATCGAGCGCCAAAACCCTCCCTATGGTTGGGCACTACCAGGCGGCTATGTCGATTATGGAGAATCAGTAGAAGCTGCAGCCATTAGAGAAGCTAAAGAAGAAACTTGTCTAAAGATTGATTTACTAGACCAGTTTCATGTCTATTCAGCTCCTAATCGGGATCCACGTCAACACACTTTAAGTGTGGTATTTCTTGCAAAAGCAATGGGGGAACCCGTTGCTGCTGATGATGCAAAAACATTAAGGATATTTGAGCTGTGGCAGATTCCAGACCAACTCTGCTTTGACCATAATCAAATTCTCATGGACTACCGAATGCATCGATTTCAACATTAA
- a CDS encoding type IV pilin protein: protein MSHYHSRLLSKLMKHNNSQGFTLIELLVTIVIVAILAGVALPSMLGQANKSRQSAAKSQIGAVNRAQQVYRLESATFSNNMNLLGIGIPLTTDDYSYSFGTTNSTLAEFRATPTNETLTAITGCTNANVVLGSLATTSVTLEEQPAPGGGTIATPPSC, encoded by the coding sequence ATGTCTCACTATCATTCTCGACTCTTGTCAAAATTAATGAAGCATAATAATTCTCAGGGTTTTACTCTGATAGAATTATTAGTCACGATTGTGATTGTTGCTATATTAGCTGGTGTTGCATTGCCTTCTATGCTAGGTCAGGCTAATAAATCACGACAGTCTGCAGCAAAAAGTCAAATTGGTGCAGTTAACCGAGCACAACAGGTTTACCGATTGGAGAGTGCAACTTTTTCAAATAATATGAATTTACTAGGGATCGGCATTCCCTTAACAACTGATGACTATTCATACTCGTTTGGCACTACTAATTCAACGCTAGCTGAGTTTAGAGCAACTCCGACTAACGAAACCTTGACTGCAATCACAGGGTGTACGAATGCAAATGTTGTTTTAGGTAGCCTAGCTACAACTAGTGTTACGCTCGAAGAACAGCCTGCCCCTGGTGGTGGTACTATTGCTACTCCACCGAGTTGTTAA